In a genomic window of Strix aluco isolate bStrAlu1 chromosome 3, bStrAlu1.hap1, whole genome shotgun sequence:
- the LOC141920561 gene encoding cullin-9-like isoform X9, with amino-acid sequence MPQSPLPSSCFPSVSAGTFPVMVNEKHNGNLLVHLGAKLQAYPEELLRQRRGHDGQPEYLIQWSIVSLEERAAGGSSGSSAETKLENISMWMSAEEVCASCPALLGKRRLEGQWAKEEKAASPFAADVPLDEASLLEMKADVRSLVQRAGRQMAESGAPESSILNTIHVLSAYASIGSLAGAFKETGALDLLMKMLCHKDKQIRRSAGKMLRALASHDAGSWAYVLLSLSQQDDIEQHMDFDSRYTLLELFAETTSSEEHCVSFEGIHLPQIPGKLLFVLVKRYLCVTSLMEKLSSGVEQEDCAVPSLPTEERSRVRQEFEFSMAMANLILELVHVMGWDHSHKPELLPQQELRPHTTQSIFQHRATSYNAAQAAPTPPPKEPSIFKTRSAFPSRSSYVEYVQANLVRGMRVRMLEDYEQVSAGDEGDFRQSNDGTPPVQVYWQALGCTYWVHWHMVEIIGPSGQEEPEGQEKVSTLARNHKPAAVAQPFFCKPSGGLYSLPYLGEQPRKAAEALSRAEWWELLFFVKKLEAQEQKEIACLIQQAQGEQLSEVDEEALIQLSVPAELAQKVLQVLEKRCQGSTRRDLCGSHVYAKYFLSRGAEQDVRGSAAVCSKGAGRRSAGPEAAMAKAAQEDLSTATVPPRAPAAVVKSDNQLFSELLEKEGLFFPEVTEEQIKVLGSSKGMSETGSLAKVAAVVDVIQSSSSEVGLRLAGLKHIMEILEEEPESEEQVSKAQGGLGTRSVGEKLVKVAVELLSAEVAEKALVVVTLRLLAMLMAKYDWRVAFATEGGVRAVLACMQQHAASALVQQAGLAALKVLVGAVASEPGGAGGKPSPLNHADAQMMREIFASIGSASSEGLASLLSVIPAAVSTLQRVPGGSSGVRNGLLVVNMLIDGHRGLAEQLAGRDLATVLQSCWWDGQSSSCPHAMLALGVINRLAEHRLPLGLETAGREAPLDLRDVRPLLSSVGDGTLSKDVVVALDRQLCSEGAVPSGEASQLLQDHRCFRLLLRSFELLGAEKAVSLSVLRILNKFLDAYQEGVLPWHECVEPCLSSLSAHSSDREVVQEAVGFLHRLATASKDCAVAMCRAGAREALSKALDKHSTALSLAPALLDLVTDCEKYASLYKKLTTSILSGCIQLVLGQIEEHRRSHRPISIPFFDVFLHNLCRGSSVEVKEDKCWEKVQVSSNPHRASKLTDRNPKTYWESNGSTGSHFITVHMQCGVVVREMSMLVASEDSSYMPARVVVLGGDSPAAIRTELNAVTILPSDSRVILLENMTRFWPVIQIRVKRCQQGGIDTRVRGIEVLGPKPTFWPIFKEQLCRRTFLSCTAQAHAWCQEICRDRGQLLQLFGRLNRALRHEQGFADRFLPDDEAARALGRTCWEALVTPLVQSITSPDPQGVSPLAWLLSEYLERVELPRHAPSRGTAFGSRVRRLTQLLVHVDPGSPKPEEARAAGRKEGKNKEVPTRAAKVAVEKPSGLWDISRCWRGVVQQQVWRFLEAAGQAPDLVERYCRLYQRLRGATEELFGQRAAFVLALGQGFAGALLQLPFLAALHVSEQFARYLDGQVQELHGTAGSAEPLQRLQQILEPFVVFSGLELAHTFEHFYRHYLGDRLLAQGPSWLEGAVVEQIGLCFPSRFPQEMLSNLAESEELQRQFYLFQLQEQDRRLLELDVGLDEAGGTASVADVPEVKVLALSPRCWPVSPFCYMDEPRRFFSVALSSPLDEFADFCRQSECGGSGRGSHQGVLGCAGSARQGWPPALVLTLALVGQSQQGWGCTKPRRLQWTWLGHAELHFGDCVLHVSTLQMYILLRFNSAEEVAVEALLQATGLPAELLHHALTPLTQGEGVLVRNCAPGGD; translated from the exons ATGCCTCAGTCAcctctccccagctcctgcttccCCTCTGTCTCTGCAGGCACGTTTCCTGTCATGGTGAACGAGAAGCATAACGGCAACCTGCTTGTGCACCTGGGAGCCAAACTGCAGGCCTACCCGGAGGAGCTGCTCCGGCAGCGGCGAGGCCACGACGGCCAGCCCGAGTACCTGATCCAGTGGAGCATCGTCAGCTTGGAAGAGAGAGCAGCGGGAGGCAGCAGTGGCTCCTCTGCAGAGACCAAGCTGGAGAACATCTCGATGTGGATGTCTGCAGAAGAGGTCTGTGCCAGCTGCCCGGCGCTGCTGGGCAAGAGGAGGCTGGAAGGGCAGTGGGCGAAAGAGGAGAAGGCAGCCAGCCCGTTCGCTGCAGATGTCCCGCTGGATGAAGCCTCGCTGCTGGAGATGAAGGCTGATGTCAGGAGCCTGGTGCAGCGAGCCGGCCGGCAGATGGCCGAGAGTGGTGCCCCCGAGTCCTCCATCCTCAACACCATCCACGTGCTGAGCGCGTACGCCAGCATTGGCTCGCTGGCGGGTGCCTTCAAGGAGACGGGAGCCCTGGACTTGCTGATGAAGATGCTGTGCCACAAGGATAAGCAAATCCGCCGCAGCGCCGGCAAGATGCTGAGGGCCCTGGCTTCGCATGATGCAG ggagctgggccTATGTCCTGCTGTCCCTGAGCCAGCAGGATGACATTGAGCAGCACATGGACTTCGACAGTCGCTACACCTTGCTGGAGCTGTTTGCTGAGACAACATCCTCTGAAGAGCACTGCGTGTCCTTTGAGGGGATTCACCTTCCCCAG ATCCCCGGGAAGCTGCTGTTCGTCCTGGTGAAGCGCTACCTGTGTGTCACTTCTCTTATGGAAAAGCTCAGCAGTGGTGTGGAGCAGGAGGACTGCGCTGTGCCCAGCCTGCCCACTGAGGAGAGGAGCCGTGTGAGGCAGGAGTTTGAGTTCAGCATGGCTATGGCAAACCTCATCTTGGAGCTGGTGCACGTGATGGGCTGGGACCACAGCCACaagccagagctgctgccccagcaggaGCTGCGGCCTCACACCACCCAATCCATCTTCCAGCACAGGGCCACATCCTACAATGCTGCTCAAGCAGCCCCCACTCCCCCACCAAAAGAGCCCAGCATCTTCAAGACGCGCTCAGCCTTCCCAAGCCGCAGCAGCTATGTGGAGTACGTGCAGGCAAACCTGGTGCGTGGCATGCGGGTGCGCATGCTGGAGGACTACGAGCAAGTCAGCGCGGGTGACGAGGGTGACTTCCGCCAGAGCAACGACGGCACACCGCCCGTGCAG GTGTATTGGCAAGCCCTGGGCTGTACGTACTGGGTTCACTGGCACATGGTGGAGATCATTGGCCCTTCTGGGCAAGAGGAGCCTGAGGGCCAGGAGAAGGTGTCCACCCTGGCACGCAACCACAAACCAGCAGCAG TTGCGCAGCCGTTTTTCTGCAAGCCCTCTGGGGGGCTGTACTCTCTGCCTTACCTGGGAGAGCAGCCGAGAAAGGCTGCAGAGGCGCTGAGCCGTGCCGAGTGGTGGGAGCTGCTCTTCTTTGTGAAGAAGCTGGAAGCACAGGAGCAGAAGGAGATCGCCTGTCTCATCCAGCAGGCCCAGGGAGAGCAG CTGTCGGAGGTGGATGAAGAAGCCCTGATCCAGCTGTCGGTACCTGCAGAGCTGGCCCAGAAGGTGCTGCAGGTCTTGGAGAAGCGGTGCCAGGGCAGCACTCGCCGTGACCTGTGTGGCTCCCACGTCTACGCCAAATACTTCCTCAGCAGGGGGGCCGAGCAGGACGTCAGGGGGAGCGCCGCGGTGTGCTCGAAGGGTGCCGGCCGCAGGAGCGCTGGCCCTGAAGCCGCGATGGCCAAGGCAGCGCAGGAAGACCTTTCCACAGCCACAGTGCCGCCCCGAGCCCCCGCTGCAGTGGTGAAGTCGGATAACCAGCTGTTCAGCGAGCTCCTTGAGAAGGAAGGGCTGTTCTTCCCAGAGGTGACGGAGGAGCAGATCAAAG TGCTGGGCAGCTCCAAGGGGATGAGTGAGACGGGCTCGCTAGCCAAGGTTGCAGCTGTGGTGGACGTGatccagagcagcagctcagaggTGGGGCTGCGCTTAGCTGGGCTCAAGCACATCATGGAGATCCTGGAGGAGGAGCCTGAGTCCGAGGAGCAAGTCAGCAAAGCCCAGGGTGGGCTCGGGACCAGGAGTGTTGG GGAGAAGCTGGTGAAGGTGGCAGTGGAGCTGCTGAGCGCCGAGGTGGCAGAGAAGGCCCTGGTGGTGGTGACGCTGCGGCTGCTGGCCATGCTCATGGCGAAGTACGACTGGCGCGTGGCATTTGCCACGGAGGGTGGCGTGCGGGCTGTGCTGGCCTGCATGCAGCAGCACGCCGCCTCCGCCCTGGTGCAGCAGGCTGGCCTGGCA GCCCTGAAGGTGCTGGTGGGAGCTGTGGCCAGCGAGCCAGGAGGTGCCGGTGGGAAGCCCTCGCCCCTGAACCACGCCGATGCGCAGATGATGCGGGAGATCTTTGCCAGCATCGGCTCTGCCTCCAGCGAGGGCTTGGCGAGCCTGCTTAGTGTCATCCCTGCGGCCGTGAGCACCCTGCAGAGGGTCCCAGG GGGCTCGTCAGGCGTGCGGAACGGCTTGCTGGTGGTGAACATGCTGATCGACGGCCACCGGGGCCTGGCGGAGCAGCTGGCAGGCCGTGATCTCGCCacggtgctgcagagctgctggtgggATGGGCAAAGCTCCAGCTGCCCTCACGCGATGCTGGCCCTCGGTGTGATCAACCGCCTCGCGGAGCACCGGCTGCCCCTGGGCCTGGAGACGGCAG GCAGAGAGGCCCCGCTGGACCTGAGGGACGTGCGGCCGCTTCTGAGCAGCGTGGGGGATGGCACGTTGTCCAAGGACGTGGTGGTGGCCCTGGATCGGCAGCTCTGCAGTGAAGGTGCCGTCCCCTCTGGCGAGGcgtcccagctgctgcaggaccaCAGATGCTTCAGGCTGCTGCTGCGCAGCTTTGAGCTGCTGGGGGCGGAGAAGGCCGTGAGCCTGAGCGTCCTCAG GATCCTGAACAAGTTCCTGGACGCTTACCAGGAGGGTGTGCTGCCCTGGCACGAGTGTGTGGAGCCCTGTTTGTCCTCCCTGAGTGCCCACAGCAGCGACCGGGAG GTGGTGCAGGAGGCGGTTGGCTTCCTGCACCGCCTGGCCACCGCCAGCAAGGACTGCGCGGTGGCGATGTGCCGCGCGGGCGCCCGCGAGGCTCTGTCCAAAGCCCTGGACAAGCACAGCACGGCTCTGTCGCTGGCGCCGGCCCTGCTGGACCTGGTGACTGACTGCGAGAAGTACGCCAGCCTCTACAAGAAGCTGACGACCAGCATCTTGTCCGGCTGCATCCAG CTGGTCCTGGGGCAGATTGAGGAGCACCGCCGGAGCCACCGGCCCATCAGCATCCCCTTCTTTGACGTTTTTCTGCACAACCTGTGCCGAG GCTCCAGCGTGGAGGTGAAGGAGGATAAGTGTTGGGAGAAGGTGCAGGTCTCCTCCAACCCCCACCGAGCCAGCAAGCTCACGGACAGAAACCCCAAGACCTACTGGGAGTCAAACGGCAGCACCGGCTCCCACTTCATCACTGTGCACATGCAGTGTGGTGTGGTGGTCAG ggagatGAGCATGCTGGTGGCCAGCGAGGACTCCAGCTACATGCCGGCCCGTgtggtggtgctggggggagACAGCCCTGCCGCCATCAGAACGGAGCTCAACGCG GTGACCATCCTGCCCTCGGACAGCAGAGTGATCCTGCTGGAGAACATGACCCGCTTCTGGCCCGTCATCCAGATCCGGGTGAAGCGGTGCCAGCAG GGCGGCATTGACACGCGGGTACGTGGCATCGAGGTGCTGGGTCCCAAGCCCACGTTCTGGCCCATCTTCAAGGAGCAGCTGTGCCGGCGGACGTTCCTCTCCTGCACTGCTCAGGCTCACGCCTGGTGCCAGGAGATCTGCCGGGACCGGGGGCAACTGCTGCAGCTCTTTGGCAG GCTGAACCGGGCGCTGCGGCACGAGCAGGGCTTCGCTGACCGCTTCCTTCCTGATGACGAGGCAGCCCGGGCCTTGGGCAGGACCTGCTGGGAGGCCCTGGTGACCCCCTTGGTGCAGAGCATCACCAGCCCAG ACCCCCAAGGCGTCAGCCCCCTGGCCTGGCTGCTGAGCGAGTACCTGGAGCGCGTGGAGCTACCCCGTCACGCCCCGAGCCGCGGCACTGCCTTTGGTTCCCGTGTGCGGCGCCTGACCCAGCTCCTGGTGCATGTGGACCCCGGCAGCCCCAAGCCAGAGGAGGCAAGGGCAGCTG gcaggaaggaggggaagaacaaGGAGGTGCCGACCAGGGCTGCGAAGGTGGCAGTGGAGAAGCCGAGCGGCCTGTGGGACATCTCACGGTGCTGGCGTGGCGTGGTGCAGCAGCAG GTGTGGCGGTTCCTGGAGGCGGCGGGGCAGGCGCCGGACCTCGTGGAGCGATACTGCAGGCTGTACCAGCGCCTGCGCGGCGCCACGGAGGAGCTCTTTGGGCAGCGGGCCGCCTTCGTGCTGGCTCTGGGCCAGGGCTTCGCAggggctttgctgcagctccCCTTCCTTGCTGCCCTGCAC GTGAGCGAGCAGTTTGCCCGCTACCTTGACGGGCAGGTCCAGGAGCTCCACGGGACTGCGGGCAGTGCAGAGCCGCTGCAGCGGCTGCAGCAGATCCTGGAGCCCTTTGTCGTCTTCAGTGGGCTGGAGCTCGCCCACACCTTCGAGCACTTCTACCG GCACTACCTGGGCGACCGGCTCCTGGCACAAGGGCCGTCTTGGCTGGAGGGAGCCGTCGTGGAGCAGATTGGGCTGTGCTTCCCCAGCCGCTTCCCCCAAGAGATGCTGAGCAACTTGGCTGAGTCGGAGGAGCTGCAGCGGCAGTTTtacctcttccagctgcaggagcaggacaggcGGCTGCTGGAGCTGGATGTGGGCCTGGACGAG GCAGGAGGGACGGCCTCGGTGGCAGATGTGCCAGAGGTGAAGGTGCTGGCCCTGTCCCCGCGCTGCTGGCCCGTTTCCCCGTTCTGCTACATGGATGAACCCAGGAGGTTTTTCTCGGTGGCGCTGAGCTCCCCTCTGGACGAGTTTGCCGACTTCTGCCGGCAGAGTGAGTGTGGTGGCAGCGGGCGTGGGTCTCACCAGGGAGtgctggggtgtgctgggagtGCCCGGCAGGGCTGGCCCCCGGCCCTGGTGCTGACGCTGGCTCTGGTAGGCCAgagccagcagggctgggggtgcacaaagcCACGGCGGTTGCAGTGGACGTGGCTGGGCCACGCTGAGCTGCATTTTGGCGACTGCGTCCTCCACGTGTCCACGCTGCAGATGTACATCCTGCTGCGCTTCAACAGTGCCGAG GAGGTGGCTGTGGAGGCCCTGCTGCAGGCTACGGGGctccctgctgagctgctgcaccaCGCGCTGACGCCGCTGACCCAGGGCGAGGGCGTCCTGGTGCGGAACTGCGCGCCGGGAG GTGATTGA
- the LOC141920561 gene encoding cullin-9-like isoform X8, which yields MPQSPLPSSCFPSVSAGTFPVMVNEKHNGNLLVHLGAKLQAYPEELLRQRRGHDGQPEYLIQWSIVSLEERAAGGSSGSSAETKLENISMWMSAEEVCASCPALLGKRRLEGQWAKEEKAASPFAADVPLDEASLLEMKADVRSLVQRAGRQMAESGAPESSILNTIHVLSAYASIGSLAGAFKETGALDLLMKMLCHKDKQIRRSAGKMLRALASHDAGSWAYVLLSLSQQDDIEQHMDFDSRYTLLELFAETTSSEEHCVSFEGIHLPQIPGKLLFVLVKRYLCVTSLMEKLSSGVEQEDCAVPSLPTEERSRVRQEFEFSMAMANLILELVHVMGWDHSHKPELLPQQELRPHTTQSIFQHRATSYNAAQAAPTPPPKEPSIFKTRSAFPSRSSYVEYVQANLVRGMRVRMLEDYEQVSAGDEGDFRQSNDGTPPVQVYWQALGCTYWVHWHMVEIIGPSGQEEPEGQEKVSTLARNHKPAAVAQPFFCKPSGGLYSLPYLGEQPRKAAEALSRAEWWELLFFVKKLEAQEQKEIACLIQQAQGEQLSEVDEEALIQLSVPAELAQKVLQVLEKRCQGSTRRDLCGSHVYAKYFLSRGAEQDVRGSAAVCSKGAGRRSAGPEAAMAKAAQEDLSTATVPPRAPAAVVKSDNQLFSELLEKEGLFFPEVTEEQIKVLGSSKGMSETGSLAKVAAVVDVIQSSSSEVGLRLAGLKHIMEILEEEPESEEQVSKAQGGLGTRSVGEKLVKVAVELLSAEVAEKALVVVTLRLLAMLMAKYDWRVAFATEGGVRAVLACMQQHAASALVQQAGLAALKVLVGAVASEPGGAGGKPSPLNHADAQMMREIFASIGSASSEGLASLLSVIPAAVSTLQRVPGGSSGVRNGLLVVNMLIDGHRGLAEQLAGRDLATVLQSCWWDGQSSSCPHAMLALGVINRLAEHRLPLGLETAGREAPLDLRDVRPLLSSVGDGTLSKDVVVALDRQLCSEGAVPSGEASQLLQDHRCFRLLLRSFELLGAEKAVSLSVLRILNKFLDAYQEGVLPWHECVEPCLSSLSAHSSDREVVQEAVGFLHRLATASKDCAVAMCRAGAREALSKALDKHSTALSLAPALLDLVTDCEKYASLYKKLTTSILSGCIQLVLGQIEEHRRSHRPISIPFFDVFLHNLCRGSSVEVKEDKCWEKVQVSSNPHRASKLTDRNPKTYWESNGSTGSHFITVHMQCGVVVREMSMLVASEDSSYMPARVVVLGGDSPAAIRTELNAVTILPSDSRVILLENMTRFWPVIQIRVKRCQQGGIDTRVRGIEVLGPKPTFWPIFKEQLCRRTFLSCTAQAHAWCQEICRDRGQLLQLFGRLNRALRHEQGFADRFLPDDEAARALGRTCWEALVTPLVQSITSPDPQGVSPLAWLLSEYLERVELPRHAPSRGTAFGSRVRRLTQLLVHVDPGSPKPEEARAAGRKEGKNKEVPTRAAKVAVEKPSGLWDISRCWRGVVQQQVWRFLEAAGQAPDLVERYCRLYQRLRGATEELFGQRAAFVLALGQGFAGALLQLPFLAALHVSEQFARYLDGQVQELHGTAGSAEPLQRLQQILEPFVVFSGLELAHTFEHFYRHYLGDRLLAQGPSWLEGAVVEQIGLCFPSRFPQEMLSNLAESEELQRQFYLFQLQEQDRRLLELDVGLDEAGGTASVADVPEVKVLALSPRCWPVSPFCYMDEPRRFFSVALSSPLDEFADFCRQSECGGSGRGSHQGVLGCAGSARQGWPPALVLTLALVGQSQQGWGCTKPRRLQWTWLGHAELHFGDCVLHVSTLQMYILLRFNSAEEVAVEALLQATGLPAELLHHALTPLTQGEGVLVRNCAPGGPSSGLG from the exons ATGCCTCAGTCAcctctccccagctcctgcttccCCTCTGTCTCTGCAGGCACGTTTCCTGTCATGGTGAACGAGAAGCATAACGGCAACCTGCTTGTGCACCTGGGAGCCAAACTGCAGGCCTACCCGGAGGAGCTGCTCCGGCAGCGGCGAGGCCACGACGGCCAGCCCGAGTACCTGATCCAGTGGAGCATCGTCAGCTTGGAAGAGAGAGCAGCGGGAGGCAGCAGTGGCTCCTCTGCAGAGACCAAGCTGGAGAACATCTCGATGTGGATGTCTGCAGAAGAGGTCTGTGCCAGCTGCCCGGCGCTGCTGGGCAAGAGGAGGCTGGAAGGGCAGTGGGCGAAAGAGGAGAAGGCAGCCAGCCCGTTCGCTGCAGATGTCCCGCTGGATGAAGCCTCGCTGCTGGAGATGAAGGCTGATGTCAGGAGCCTGGTGCAGCGAGCCGGCCGGCAGATGGCCGAGAGTGGTGCCCCCGAGTCCTCCATCCTCAACACCATCCACGTGCTGAGCGCGTACGCCAGCATTGGCTCGCTGGCGGGTGCCTTCAAGGAGACGGGAGCCCTGGACTTGCTGATGAAGATGCTGTGCCACAAGGATAAGCAAATCCGCCGCAGCGCCGGCAAGATGCTGAGGGCCCTGGCTTCGCATGATGCAG ggagctgggccTATGTCCTGCTGTCCCTGAGCCAGCAGGATGACATTGAGCAGCACATGGACTTCGACAGTCGCTACACCTTGCTGGAGCTGTTTGCTGAGACAACATCCTCTGAAGAGCACTGCGTGTCCTTTGAGGGGATTCACCTTCCCCAG ATCCCCGGGAAGCTGCTGTTCGTCCTGGTGAAGCGCTACCTGTGTGTCACTTCTCTTATGGAAAAGCTCAGCAGTGGTGTGGAGCAGGAGGACTGCGCTGTGCCCAGCCTGCCCACTGAGGAGAGGAGCCGTGTGAGGCAGGAGTTTGAGTTCAGCATGGCTATGGCAAACCTCATCTTGGAGCTGGTGCACGTGATGGGCTGGGACCACAGCCACaagccagagctgctgccccagcaggaGCTGCGGCCTCACACCACCCAATCCATCTTCCAGCACAGGGCCACATCCTACAATGCTGCTCAAGCAGCCCCCACTCCCCCACCAAAAGAGCCCAGCATCTTCAAGACGCGCTCAGCCTTCCCAAGCCGCAGCAGCTATGTGGAGTACGTGCAGGCAAACCTGGTGCGTGGCATGCGGGTGCGCATGCTGGAGGACTACGAGCAAGTCAGCGCGGGTGACGAGGGTGACTTCCGCCAGAGCAACGACGGCACACCGCCCGTGCAG GTGTATTGGCAAGCCCTGGGCTGTACGTACTGGGTTCACTGGCACATGGTGGAGATCATTGGCCCTTCTGGGCAAGAGGAGCCTGAGGGCCAGGAGAAGGTGTCCACCCTGGCACGCAACCACAAACCAGCAGCAG TTGCGCAGCCGTTTTTCTGCAAGCCCTCTGGGGGGCTGTACTCTCTGCCTTACCTGGGAGAGCAGCCGAGAAAGGCTGCAGAGGCGCTGAGCCGTGCCGAGTGGTGGGAGCTGCTCTTCTTTGTGAAGAAGCTGGAAGCACAGGAGCAGAAGGAGATCGCCTGTCTCATCCAGCAGGCCCAGGGAGAGCAG CTGTCGGAGGTGGATGAAGAAGCCCTGATCCAGCTGTCGGTACCTGCAGAGCTGGCCCAGAAGGTGCTGCAGGTCTTGGAGAAGCGGTGCCAGGGCAGCACTCGCCGTGACCTGTGTGGCTCCCACGTCTACGCCAAATACTTCCTCAGCAGGGGGGCCGAGCAGGACGTCAGGGGGAGCGCCGCGGTGTGCTCGAAGGGTGCCGGCCGCAGGAGCGCTGGCCCTGAAGCCGCGATGGCCAAGGCAGCGCAGGAAGACCTTTCCACAGCCACAGTGCCGCCCCGAGCCCCCGCTGCAGTGGTGAAGTCGGATAACCAGCTGTTCAGCGAGCTCCTTGAGAAGGAAGGGCTGTTCTTCCCAGAGGTGACGGAGGAGCAGATCAAAG TGCTGGGCAGCTCCAAGGGGATGAGTGAGACGGGCTCGCTAGCCAAGGTTGCAGCTGTGGTGGACGTGatccagagcagcagctcagaggTGGGGCTGCGCTTAGCTGGGCTCAAGCACATCATGGAGATCCTGGAGGAGGAGCCTGAGTCCGAGGAGCAAGTCAGCAAAGCCCAGGGTGGGCTCGGGACCAGGAGTGTTGG GGAGAAGCTGGTGAAGGTGGCAGTGGAGCTGCTGAGCGCCGAGGTGGCAGAGAAGGCCCTGGTGGTGGTGACGCTGCGGCTGCTGGCCATGCTCATGGCGAAGTACGACTGGCGCGTGGCATTTGCCACGGAGGGTGGCGTGCGGGCTGTGCTGGCCTGCATGCAGCAGCACGCCGCCTCCGCCCTGGTGCAGCAGGCTGGCCTGGCA GCCCTGAAGGTGCTGGTGGGAGCTGTGGCCAGCGAGCCAGGAGGTGCCGGTGGGAAGCCCTCGCCCCTGAACCACGCCGATGCGCAGATGATGCGGGAGATCTTTGCCAGCATCGGCTCTGCCTCCAGCGAGGGCTTGGCGAGCCTGCTTAGTGTCATCCCTGCGGCCGTGAGCACCCTGCAGAGGGTCCCAGG GGGCTCGTCAGGCGTGCGGAACGGCTTGCTGGTGGTGAACATGCTGATCGACGGCCACCGGGGCCTGGCGGAGCAGCTGGCAGGCCGTGATCTCGCCacggtgctgcagagctgctggtgggATGGGCAAAGCTCCAGCTGCCCTCACGCGATGCTGGCCCTCGGTGTGATCAACCGCCTCGCGGAGCACCGGCTGCCCCTGGGCCTGGAGACGGCAG GCAGAGAGGCCCCGCTGGACCTGAGGGACGTGCGGCCGCTTCTGAGCAGCGTGGGGGATGGCACGTTGTCCAAGGACGTGGTGGTGGCCCTGGATCGGCAGCTCTGCAGTGAAGGTGCCGTCCCCTCTGGCGAGGcgtcccagctgctgcaggaccaCAGATGCTTCAGGCTGCTGCTGCGCAGCTTTGAGCTGCTGGGGGCGGAGAAGGCCGTGAGCCTGAGCGTCCTCAG GATCCTGAACAAGTTCCTGGACGCTTACCAGGAGGGTGTGCTGCCCTGGCACGAGTGTGTGGAGCCCTGTTTGTCCTCCCTGAGTGCCCACAGCAGCGACCGGGAG GTGGTGCAGGAGGCGGTTGGCTTCCTGCACCGCCTGGCCACCGCCAGCAAGGACTGCGCGGTGGCGATGTGCCGCGCGGGCGCCCGCGAGGCTCTGTCCAAAGCCCTGGACAAGCACAGCACGGCTCTGTCGCTGGCGCCGGCCCTGCTGGACCTGGTGACTGACTGCGAGAAGTACGCCAGCCTCTACAAGAAGCTGACGACCAGCATCTTGTCCGGCTGCATCCAG CTGGTCCTGGGGCAGATTGAGGAGCACCGCCGGAGCCACCGGCCCATCAGCATCCCCTTCTTTGACGTTTTTCTGCACAACCTGTGCCGAG GCTCCAGCGTGGAGGTGAAGGAGGATAAGTGTTGGGAGAAGGTGCAGGTCTCCTCCAACCCCCACCGAGCCAGCAAGCTCACGGACAGAAACCCCAAGACCTACTGGGAGTCAAACGGCAGCACCGGCTCCCACTTCATCACTGTGCACATGCAGTGTGGTGTGGTGGTCAG ggagatGAGCATGCTGGTGGCCAGCGAGGACTCCAGCTACATGCCGGCCCGTgtggtggtgctggggggagACAGCCCTGCCGCCATCAGAACGGAGCTCAACGCG GTGACCATCCTGCCCTCGGACAGCAGAGTGATCCTGCTGGAGAACATGACCCGCTTCTGGCCCGTCATCCAGATCCGGGTGAAGCGGTGCCAGCAG GGCGGCATTGACACGCGGGTACGTGGCATCGAGGTGCTGGGTCCCAAGCCCACGTTCTGGCCCATCTTCAAGGAGCAGCTGTGCCGGCGGACGTTCCTCTCCTGCACTGCTCAGGCTCACGCCTGGTGCCAGGAGATCTGCCGGGACCGGGGGCAACTGCTGCAGCTCTTTGGCAG GCTGAACCGGGCGCTGCGGCACGAGCAGGGCTTCGCTGACCGCTTCCTTCCTGATGACGAGGCAGCCCGGGCCTTGGGCAGGACCTGCTGGGAGGCCCTGGTGACCCCCTTGGTGCAGAGCATCACCAGCCCAG ACCCCCAAGGCGTCAGCCCCCTGGCCTGGCTGCTGAGCGAGTACCTGGAGCGCGTGGAGCTACCCCGTCACGCCCCGAGCCGCGGCACTGCCTTTGGTTCCCGTGTGCGGCGCCTGACCCAGCTCCTGGTGCATGTGGACCCCGGCAGCCCCAAGCCAGAGGAGGCAAGGGCAGCTG gcaggaaggaggggaagaacaaGGAGGTGCCGACCAGGGCTGCGAAGGTGGCAGTGGAGAAGCCGAGCGGCCTGTGGGACATCTCACGGTGCTGGCGTGGCGTGGTGCAGCAGCAG GTGTGGCGGTTCCTGGAGGCGGCGGGGCAGGCGCCGGACCTCGTGGAGCGATACTGCAGGCTGTACCAGCGCCTGCGCGGCGCCACGGAGGAGCTCTTTGGGCAGCGGGCCGCCTTCGTGCTGGCTCTGGGCCAGGGCTTCGCAggggctttgctgcagctccCCTTCCTTGCTGCCCTGCAC GTGAGCGAGCAGTTTGCCCGCTACCTTGACGGGCAGGTCCAGGAGCTCCACGGGACTGCGGGCAGTGCAGAGCCGCTGCAGCGGCTGCAGCAGATCCTGGAGCCCTTTGTCGTCTTCAGTGGGCTGGAGCTCGCCCACACCTTCGAGCACTTCTACCG GCACTACCTGGGCGACCGGCTCCTGGCACAAGGGCCGTCTTGGCTGGAGGGAGCCGTCGTGGAGCAGATTGGGCTGTGCTTCCCCAGCCGCTTCCCCCAAGAGATGCTGAGCAACTTGGCTGAGTCGGAGGAGCTGCAGCGGCAGTTTtacctcttccagctgcaggagcaggacaggcGGCTGCTGGAGCTGGATGTGGGCCTGGACGAG GCAGGAGGGACGGCCTCGGTGGCAGATGTGCCAGAGGTGAAGGTGCTGGCCCTGTCCCCGCGCTGCTGGCCCGTTTCCCCGTTCTGCTACATGGATGAACCCAGGAGGTTTTTCTCGGTGGCGCTGAGCTCCCCTCTGGACGAGTTTGCCGACTTCTGCCGGCAGAGTGAGTGTGGTGGCAGCGGGCGTGGGTCTCACCAGGGAGtgctggggtgtgctgggagtGCCCGGCAGGGCTGGCCCCCGGCCCTGGTGCTGACGCTGGCTCTGGTAGGCCAgagccagcagggctgggggtgcacaaagcCACGGCGGTTGCAGTGGACGTGGCTGGGCCACGCTGAGCTGCATTTTGGCGACTGCGTCCTCCACGTGTCCACGCTGCAGATGTACATCCTGCTGCGCTTCAACAGTGCCGAG GAGGTGGCTGTGGAGGCCCTGCTGCAGGCTACGGGGctccctgctgagctgctgcaccaCGCGCTGACGCCGCTGACCCAGGGCGAGGGCGTCCTGGTGCGGAACTGCGCGCCGGGAG GGCCCAGCTCAGGGCTTGGCTGA